aaaattttaGTTACAAAAAGTTTAGTATATAAACACAGTTTTGTTGAGTAGATCACAAATAATATGAGTAAATCGGACAAtccgcattttttttttctcagtgtgCGAGCACATATAAGCTAGAAGGCATAGTTCCCAATACAATGTGACTTACTGGAAACTGCTATTATTACATAAAGTAGTCTGGTTTTACCTGTTGTGTGACAGTAAATTCTTCTAATGTTCTCAAAGGGTCACAATTACATGCAGTCATGTTCAGTGTCACTTCTTATATGGCTCTGCACACCCCAGGTACCAGAAACCTGTTAACACAAAAAGAAGAAGAACTGGAATTGTGAACCCCTGGCATAAACTATTGCCTCAGTACAGTACATTTTTATGTCCCCATCATATGTCTGAATAGATTTGATAAAATATTGAACTCACGACTTTTAAAGATAGATATCATATAAACCAGTTTTCTTTTATCACAGTATCACAATTAAGTAACACAGGTGAATTTTCAACAATTTCACTACTTCAAGCAATAAGCaagatatttacatttttggctacttcatttttttattgtaataaaaaaaaaaaaaaaaaaaacacaaacccaACAAAATCTAACATTCACAGACACTTAATAGTAgtgaatacagaaatgcatgaACAGAGataccaagaaaaaaaaagttagaacaATCCCGACCACATCTAACATTCACAGACGTTTTTTATATATGTAACCCACCATCTATACAGAGATGGATTCTGGACTAAATGTACATGTCTGCAAATGTTAGATTTGGAAGGGACTACTATCACACCAGTAAATAAAAGAGTGTATTTGGGTATGAATGTATTTCATTATACATGTATGAATTAAATGAAGAATAGATTggagattatttttttctgtgttgtaCATGTTTTCTGCAAGCTATGTTGCAAAGAGTCAAAAAGTGTTGCAATATAATCTAGCTATAAACTGTTTGTTCAATTGATCAAATAGAAACCTGACAGTTGAGGAAACAGCAGTCAGATCACAGACCAGACGATATGAATTTTAACACAGCTTTGAGTATTACCGGAACCATACTTCTCAACATAGCAGGTAAAAtctataaaatgacaaaattagatgcaatagcatttatttatttatttattcaaagttTAAAAACTGACAAGCAATTGAATTTAAATGAGGTTAGTTACTTTATTCTTGTCATGACTATGAAATCATATTACAGGGATTTTGGCTAAAATCCATATATAGCATTCTTCAGGTGAAGGTTTTATCTTGTTTTCATGCCAATGGTACGTGCCTGCACTGATGTAAGAGTTTAAAAGTGTCCGTAACAGTTTATCAGCTCTGTCCAAATGACTGTCTAATTACTTTGTATTTGTCTACCCACACAGGTTCCCTCTGCCAGTTAGATGGTAAGTTGTCATAATGACCATAAAACTCTTTTCCATGCAGAATGTTTCTTTTATGTGCAAGGCATTTTAACAAGGAATTTTTGATATCATCTTTTCTCTCATTAGTATGTGGCCGGGCCCCCCTCAACACAAAGATTGTTGGAGGGGAGGATGCAACGGCAGGGTCTTGGCCGTGGCAAGTCAGCATTCACGGCCCCTATGGCCATTTCTGTGGTGGGAGTCTAATCAATAAAGACTGGGTTTTATCTGCAGCTCACTGCTTCAAGAAGTATGTTGAAATCTTAAAGCTTAAGATACAATTGTAGATTGACAAAAGTGGGATTAAAAGAGCCATTCTCTGTTCACAGTTACGCTATGTCTGACATAGTGATGTACTTCGGGCGTTGGAGACAATCGGGCTCAAACCCTAATGAGACATACAGGACAGCGAGTCGAATTATCAACCATCCTAAGTATGACACTCCTAAGTTCGACAACGACATAGCACTGGTCCAGCTCTTCACTCCTTTGAATTTCTCTGATTACATTAAGCCAGTCTGTCTATCAGCTGCTGGTAGTGTATTTGCTGGAGGTGCAGAGAGCTGGGTGACTGGATGGGGAACGCTACAGTCTGAAGGTGAGTGAATATTTGCTTGCCAAATAACTGAATATAACCAATACTGTAAACCTCAACAGCTTAcctagaaatgttttttaaaagccATAAAATTTGACCTCTGATCTGTGTCATAGGCCCGGCTGCTAATATACTGCAGCAGGTGATGTTGCCAATTGTGAGCAACAGTCACTGTTATAATGCCTATGGAGAGGTCATCACAAGCAATATGATTTGTGCTGGATTTTTAAAAGTGGAAGGGAAAAGTTCATGTCAGGTAAGACACCAAtcattaaagtgatagttcacacaaaaatttttttgtgtctgcttacccccagggcatccaagatgtatgtgactttgtttcttcagtagaacataaattatgatttttaactccatcTGTTGCTTGCTGTCAGCTATAAAATACAtggcaatgggaactccatctataagagtaaaaaaaaccatgcacagacaaatccaaattaaaccctgcaggaCATTGGTGTcataagacacaaaacgatcttggaatcttgaatcttgaatgccctgggggtaagcagataaacatcaaattttcatttttgggtgaactatccctttaattttaaCCAATTTGAATTCAAAGCAATTTACAAAACACAACTCACCTGCACACTTTACACTTGTACACTACAACTGCTTTTTACTACACctaaagtccctttcaaggaaagtctgttcactcggcagccatatttgcaacgcctccgggaagctatttcgggcatccaagaccaaggtCTATCTATTTGactgggggaatcctgaaatctcaaaaactgcttgcacaattaaataacatatttcaaatcagcaacaaaatctgacatgaacataaatattgtttttttttaagctcaAGTAAGGCTTTCTATGGGAACCAAAGCTTCTAAGGACAactgcagtgatgcaatgactttatcaatcagcgattggctcttttacttagaaggcagGACATATTCCACCATGTTGTGCACTGcaatttctcccattcataaatAATAGAAGTGAACCATCTATAGTCTATATCTATAGTTTTTGCTACACCTTTAATaggttttatttaatatttgtttgtCTTATTTGAAATTTACTCTATTGATAAACTATAGTCTGCACTGCAACTCCATGCttagatagttcacccaaaagtgaacaTTTGCtcttaatttactcacccttgggccatccaagatgtaggtgactttttcttcagtagaacagtggagaagatttttagctgaaaccgtTGTCATTTGTGATTTAGCAAatgcaagtcaatggctaccatcacTTTAAGAGTCAAATACAggcattacaaaataattactcGTAGCTCCTCGATTTGTTAGGAAGAGAAACGTTCGGTCTGTACAAGAAACTAAACATTAATTATCAACATTATTACCTGTAATCCATTACTTCAGGCAAACGGCCCTGAGCATGTTTACAAGAGCATGTGTACATTTCGCGAACaaatattttagttattttagtgaACTGGATGAACTAGTTCACCAAACAGTCTGAAACACTTTGTGGCTCGAGTCAGCAAAGATCTACGAGTTACTTGATCAAAACTCACTTTCAGACGTGCCTGAGAGTCACTCTGactcaaaatgagccaaaaaactGGCGGATATGTATGATCCTGGTTCTTGTCAACTCATTCAGTGCTCCAGTTACTCCAACGGTACGCTAAACTGAGAACAGTACAGATATGTCCGACATTCTGAAAGTTGACTACCGAGGTTTTCATAAGAGGGCAAAATGTACGTTCTGAAaagcataaaataaaacatattggAAATATAACAGTGATCCGATGGCAGTAGTTCTTGAGTCAACAGTACACTGATAATGGTTTCTCATGGTTCTCATGTAAAAGGTGTGTTAATTAAGATTAGTTTATTCACTTTATAAGCTTTAGACATGTAAAATATCCATGTTTCACATAATATTGGGAGCTTTAATAATTGGTTATTTAAACCAGTTTGTTGGAATGAACTGTCTGAAAGAACCAGTTAGTGGAAAAGAATCTGACTTCTCCGTTTGcctgtgtctgtgtgttattattaatgttaatttaataatgttgtaaataatgttcagtttctcgcacagATCGATTGTTTCACTTCATAAGCCCTCaagcataacctgatattgctgagatcaacatgttcctgggtcaacatttttgtggatcctggaacaacattcaaatcaaccaatcagatttgagggacaagacttgaatgttgttccaggatcaacaaaatatgttgacccaggaacgcatctaactcagcaatatcaggacgtgcagACTTCAATGTATCGTCAGGAGCCACaggtattaaaggattagttcactttcaaattaaaatttcctgataatttactcacccccatgtcatccaagatgttcatgtctttctttcttcagtcgaaaagaaatgaaggtttttgatgaaaacattccaggatttttctccatatagtggacttcaatggcctccaaacggttgaaggtcaaaattacagtttcattgcagcttcaaagcattctacacaatcccagacgaggaataaaggtcttatctagagaaaccatcactcaatttctaaaaaaaatttaaaattatgtacgttttaaccataaatgctcatcttgaactagctctcttcttctttgaacgctttgaagctgcactgaaactgtaattttgaccttcaaccatttggaggccattgaagtccactatatggagaaaaatcctggaatgttttcatcaaaaaccttaatttcttttcgactgaggAAAGAAaggcatgaacatcttggatgacatgggggtgagtaaattatcaggaaagtgaactaatcctttaactttatGATGCCTGTATATGCTTTTTTGACTCTCAAAATGATGGTAGCTGTGgatttacattttatgaatCGTCAAAGACCACAGTTtcagataaaaaaattatttactgttctactgaagaaaacaaGTGGTATGGAtggtatgagggtgagtaaattaaaagagaaatttcatttttggatgaactagcccttaaaaatgtatatttatttgcaaaaaaatgcttcttcTAGAATGCACACTTCAAGTGCATAAGGATGCTCATTTCCGATTAGAATTCGCTAATAATCCTTGCATACTGTGctgctgaaaataaatgaataaaataaaaaaagagatgCACCACTAAAAGGACAATTGAAACATACAGGTtatgtgtccaccaaagcattgCTAGTCTTCTGAAAACTCTCAGCTGGATGTTCTTGAGAGCATTTTAGAGGCAGAGGCCATGGAAGTAATGTACTAGTATCTGATTTTGCAGATCATTTGTTTCATCAACAATTACAGCAATATTAACTTCTCCTCCATTATTATTCATGTGGCGGTTGGCCAGTATGGTATTTATCTCACCCATCTtccactgtgattggacggctaagtaaaaagtgacagtgatgagtgcTGTTTTacacatagactgtaaaaaaaaaaaaaaaaaaggactacGCATCTCCACTTCCTTcaactgtaaaattaaaaaaatccaaaatgtcTCAGAAATGGCCGCTGTCATCTTGTGCTGATGACATCATTTGGAGCCAGAGTCTGCGCAGAATTAATCGTGAGGTGGAGCTGCGGTATCAAGGTCCCCCCAACACTACCGGACACTCAATCACAAGCGCAAAATCATGACGCCACACCCTGACACcatcaaataactaaataaaaccaaacttatttgaaaaacgtacatttgaacatatgtCATCATGATAAAAACTACCTAAAATAACAGAAACTATCTTTGGGAAAAATATTTATTCGAAGTgcaattagatttttttgtttggcTCGCATCCCATTCATTTACCTGGAGAGGACAGGGACCTATACAGCAGCCAGcaaccagggggcgatcaaaatgttttggcttcacttttcaggacatgTGCGGCACACTTGGTTTTGCCCAAAGTtaaaaaacatcttttaactcTCTGTGACGAGAAAAACACTTAGCGCTTCcactgtaaattatttaaaaagacaCATGGCCGGCATACTTTTACAATTGGGATACACCATTGCATACTTATGTCTGTAACAGTTGTTCACAGTATGTTGTCAGAGATATTAATGCTGAATGATTGTCAATACAGGGAGACTCTGGAGGTCCATTGGTCCGTAGGAATGACTCCCGGTGGATTCAGTCCGGCATTGTGAGTTTTGGTGCAAAACGATGTGATAATCGCAAATATCCCAGTGTGTTCGCCAGAGTTTCTCGGTACCAGGATTGGATCAAGTCTTACATGGGCAGCAACCCACCTGGATTTGTTGAATTCAACTCGAGTGGATTCAGAAGTTCACTCAACTTCCTTTTATTGTCCATTTCTCTCACATTCTCATTTATTCCTTTCACCTTCTCCCTATATCTTTCTTCCTAAAGATTGTTTGAACAGTAATTCTCAAGGTTCTTTGATGAAGAGGATTATTGTGCTGTATATGCTCTCATAAAGAAGTAAAAAGAGCAGTTATATTGTTAGTTTTGTCATTTATTCTTTATCTTTCCAAATATGTCCTATTCTTGATAGATATGTATAACTGATTTATGGTCTAAAGCTCTGTATTGTGATCAGGGATACTTGTAAATGTTGCAATTACACTGTTTTAACAGAATAAATACAAAAGAATGAACTGACTTGGGGAATGTTTTCTGTCTCTTTATCTCAATTCTTAgggttttaatattttttagtaaAGTAAACGTgatatatttttctttgtttgtttgatgaaaacaacgttaaaaaaaaaaagttacaaaaattaaaaagaaaaggttttgatcaatttaatccatccttgctgaatattcaaattaaaaatcttgctgaccccaaacttttcaacagtagtgtacaaaaaatattaagcagcacaaatgttcaacattgataataataataataaaaaatgtttcttagcatcaaatcagcatattggaatgatttctgaaggatcatgtgaaaattcagctttgcatcacaggaataaattacaatttacaatatgtattcatagaaaacagctattttaaattgtaataatatttctaaaaattactgtttttgctgtatttttgatcaaagcaGAAGAatgagcacaagagacttctttaaaaacaaatctgaaagtttccaaacttttgatagGTAGTTtggtttatgtgtgtgtgtgattccaTACATTTTTTCCTCCTACTTGCTCTGGAAAAATACAtgccattaaaaataaaataattaagtgGATTTGTTTGAGATGTTTCATGAAGCTTCCATAAGAATGTTGTGTCATATCTGTTGTTTATTTGctataaagaaaaatatatgcatGATTCCATAATTTTGTGGATGtggacattttttctttttgtaaacaaaagtatttttatttgtttacaaagatttatttttatggcAGTAAATAATACGGTGATATGATCATGCAGTCAATACAGATATTtcatgaaaacattaaaaacaagcaGGACTATAACATAACCCATTAAAAAACTCAAATTGTCTGCTCcaatacaaataatttatatttacacaAAACAGAAGGCATTACAAGATGGAAATATTTAAACTTCTTCTGCCTTTACGTCCATGACACTCACCGTGGAGTTGACAGTTTTGGTGGTCTTTCCAGCTCTTAACACTGAGTGGGAGCCCGATCTCTCATCACAGCATTAAggtaattcagatttttttgtcattacagGAAATCATCTTGTTATATGCTTGGTTCTTCTTCCACTTTACTTCACGTGCTTGCGCATCATGACATCACCTACACAGGACTCACAAGTCAACGATACATGGTCTGTCACATCCTGCTgaccataaatatatcatatTGTACCACATCTTGTCTCAGTTACAAATTTGACTGGTAAATAAGAAATGATTCACCCCTTGTATAAATTGCATTGCATATTATATGTTAATGGATGACAGACTGATCAGCAGACATGCTATTTATGACTGTATGTAACTTTGGATACTTTGCGGTAAAAGTGGCTCTCCTTTTGACTTTGTCCCATCAGTGTGGCtctcaggaaaaaaatagtgaaGACTACTGTAGCTGTTTTACATGCAAACTTACCTAGCTACCATATGCAATGTGTGTCTGTTTTCACAAATGTGCAAGTTTTACCTGTTTGTGTTTCACTTGAATTACTGGCACTGCAGCTACTCTCTTCTCCTGAAACAagatacacacatacacacacacacttgttatGAAAGAAACTCGTTCTCGCCTTACAGTTATAAAGCACCTGTCACCATACCAAGCAAGCTAAGAATTAGGCCTGTGAAACAACTGCATCTTACCTGAGCAACTAGTTGCGTGCACTCCTCCACAGTCGACCCTTCAAGAGCAAAGTAGTGAGATAAATAAGAACAGAAAAATTTTTGGTAACAGTATCATATTAGCAAAGCAAATAACACAAACTTACAATTAGCactttcggtaacactttacttgaaggggtgtgcataagactgacatgacaccttcataatcatgacatgacacatgtcatgaatatgaaggaggttttatgaatgtttatgacaactgtcatttaatgtcattcgctcaattatgtcatttttaatgcaaagatgacattgtttgagatgtccgagttatgacaacttgacataaaccaacacatcataacctgtcagtgtctttgtcatgacaacttgacattatttagctttatgggttaacattacattaaactgtcatgtggttggttttgacattggctgtcatgaggccattataatagtgtcatgaatatgtatcttgagctcaagtacagtggtacaaattgaacttgtcattaaaatgtcattaagtgacaatactctgacaaataattttataacagcgtcatgactatttttcatttcatgtttttttttttttttttttttttttttttttgagtttccacaaacagaaggtcagataatagacaatttcaaatttcgtaaaaaagatgacactgttataaaataatggtaacactttattttagggtcttttaactagttgcttattactattagcattcatatggctaaaatattggctatttattagtacttataaagcacatattaatgccttattctgcatgaccttattctacattcttaatcctacccaatacctaaacctaacaattaactataataagcagtaaattaagagtttattgagggaaaagtcatagttaatcatttatatatgtgttccctatactgaaatgttaccaaaataatgtaatgtaatgttaacccataaagctaagtagtttttttatgtttgataattaatctgctatgtcatatttatgacaggttatgatgttttgctaatgtcaagttgtcatgacaaagacactgacaggttataatgtgttggtttatgtcaagttgtcgtaacaaagacatctcaaacaatgtcatctttgcattaaaaatgacataattgagcgaatgacatttaatgacagttgtcataaacatgcataaaacctccttcatattcatgacatgtgtcatgtcaagattatgaaggcgTCATGAACGCCAATCTCGACGGATGAATCAAACACAAATGCTGGGCAGCTACTAGGGTTGTCCCGCAGAATCCTGTCCATATCCTCAAAAAACCTGAATGTTTTCTTCTCCCTCCCAGAATGGTTGTTATGATCGATCATTTTTTTATACTCAGTCTTCAGAGCCTTCAATTTAATTTTGCACTCTTTAGCACTTTTTTTAGCACACATTTTTTGGGCTATTTCTTCAAAAAACTATTTCTTTtcatactattttttttctaaatatacTTTGTCAGCCCATACTGCAATCAATTTTGTTTCCTGGTCGCTCCACAATACACTTTTCTCCACCATCCTGCCAACTCTGAGGTAAAAATTTGCCACATGACAATACACGCCTATTGGCACGCTTCCCGTGAAATCATGATTAACAACTAGTTTGATTAACAACAAAGCAGTTTGTAAAAAGAGAATCTACATTTTTTGAGATCCAAACAgtaattactttatttatagATTCTGTAGGTGGTCTTTTTCATACAAAGCAACAACATTAAATGTTTGTGCTTCTAAAagtttttgtaataaaacagtatacattatatatatagcacaccttcaggggtctagtggagtccatgcctcgacgagtcagggctgttttggcagcaaaatggGGACCagcacaatattaggaaggtggtcataatgttatgcctgattggtgtacaAACCAAATTAGAGGGAGTCAGTAGTGTTATGTGTACATGAAGAAAGTAGAAAGTCTCAAAATCTCATCAGATTTTAGAATTTTGTGAGTTTGCTAATGATTTTTCAGGTCTCTTTGATATGTGTATCTCTTCTCGCACTGAAGACAtttgaaaggcttctctccagtgtgaagcCGCATATGAGTCTGAAGATTTCCTTTaggtgtgaaactctttccacaatgAGGGCAGATGAAAGGCTTCTCTTCACTGTTAAGTCTAATGTGAGTGCTTAGGCTTCTTTTATGGCTGAAACTATTTCCATATTGAggacatataaaacaatagtctcctgagtgaatcctcatgtggcATTGAAGGGTTTCTTTACAACTCAGGgtctctttccacactgattactgattactttctttttttctgtctcaGTCTTCTCTGGGAAGAACGAACCTGTTAaacctttgagcggtacggtcccatatatgggatttttatttctgtgcccctgggcgtacggtcccacatatgggttTTAGAACATTCAGTGAcatcacataactgccagaggACCACTCCTTCCCCCAGAGGAGGGCCGGGGGAGAATCCTTTGTTGATTTTCGCCACTGGTACCAAAAGTTTcaatagaccaatttggtgtttgcaaacagcgatgacgtttttttatgggcggagcctacctggttgcagaaaatgacagttgagcagtagcagtctatggaacccacgaaataaaagaattaaaaaaagttaattttgagtttatatctcacaattctgacttttatttctcgcaaacctgagtttatatctcacatttcttacaaagaaaaactgtgagaattgtgagatatgctcGTTATCCTGTAACTCGTTATACtcgttttctgaattgcaatttatcccgcaattctgacttttttcccctcagaattgtgaaataaactcacaattgcaatttataatggccgaactgggagtcataaacgcgcaaatgcaagaaaaaaagtcagaattgtgaaataaaaattttatagactatgtttaaaaattatctatgtaaaatgttataggtttaaatattatttcatgctgtaactgctatgtatgtatgtcctctgaactgtatatgtgaatattatgtagacttactgtttacatcaaattcctgctttaatagtagactaatccttgcaggtgttatcagtccagtctgtgaaacgtctccgtttagcttcaaaggacgttttcaacgatggttttctttaaaaatgaagactatattttttttgcattccgattccaacatccagaggcacaacaaaacgtttttctcttattctatggattttgcacattttcctccaattgctaccgctatttttctgcaaccactatgcgcgcacagctgcaagtgacgtaattgtgacgtctgctccaaagaggTCTATAAAAGAGCTGTTTCCTCTACCTCTGGGTCCCAAGAGGGCATGGATGACAGTATGCGCTGTTTCATCACGCTGATCTTGTCCCCCTCTTCCCTTGCCACCGCCACAGGGCTGGCACGAGAATGCGCTGCCTTCTCACAGAGCCCCCTCTGTCACCTCTCGGAACCAGAGGAGTGCACGAACTCAGTCTGTTCCGTCTCGCTGCTCCACCATGGGTACGCCTGTAGTTCCTCTGATCCCACTGGATCAGTGTGGAGGTCGCCACCCTGATGGCAAAGGGTGCGATCGAGTTGGTCCCTCCAGCCGACATGAAGTCAGGTTTCTACAGCCCTTACTTCATAGTACCCAAGAAAACAGGTGGGTTAGAGACAATCCTGGACCTACGGGCTTTGAACCAGGCACTTCACAGGCTcccgttcaaaatgctgacgcccaagcgcattttcgaatgcattCGTCCGTTGGATTGGTTTGCAGCCATCGACCTGAAggatgcatactttcatgtctccATTCTTCTTCGACACAGAATGTTTCTTCGGTTAGCTTTCGAGGGGCAGGCATATCAATACAAAGTTCTCCTGTTGGGgttggccctgtctccccgtgTCTTTACGTAGGTCGCGGAGGGAGCTCTCGCTCCCCTCAGTGTCCAAGGTGTCCGTATCCTCAACTACCTTGACGGCTGGCTGATTCTAGCCCACTCTCGTGATCAGTTGTGCGAGCAGAGGGACCTTGTGCTCAGACACATCGTCCGTCTGGGTCTTCgagtcaactgggaaaagagcaaactctcccctgtgcagagaATCTCTTTTCTTGGTATGGAAATAAACTTGGTCGGCATGTACGCGCAGCTTACAAGCAAGCGCACACAGTCTCAGCTGAATTGCCTGAGTCAGATCAACGG
Above is a genomic segment from Megalobrama amblycephala isolate DHTTF-2021 linkage group LG14, ASM1881202v1, whole genome shotgun sequence containing:
- the LOC125245871 gene encoding chymotrypsinogen A-like; translation: MNFNTALSITGTILLNIAGSLCQLDVCGRAPLNTKIVGGEDATAGSWPWQVSIHGPYGHFCGGSLINKDWVLSAAHCFKNYAMSDIVMYFGRWRQSGSNPNETYRTASRIINHPKYDTPKFDNDIALVQLFTPLNFSDYIKPVCLSAAGSVFAGGAESWVTGWGTLQSEGPAANILQQVMLPIVSNSHCYNAYGEVITSNMICAGFLKVEGKSSCQGDSGGPLVRRNDSRWIQSGIVSFGAKRCDNRKYPSVFARVSRYQDWIKSYMGSNPPGFVEFNSSGFRSSLNFLLLSISLTFSFIPFTFSLYLSS